The following proteins come from a genomic window of Leptospira andrefontaineae:
- a CDS encoding exodeoxyribonuclease III encodes MKVFCLNCNGIRSAWGKGLGDVISSEKPDFVCFQETKAQPDQLSSEIWEKLGYKAFFHSAVKKGYSGVSIWSKQEPKKVTYGLGLDEFDKEGRSVLAEFDSYAIWTVYFPSGTTGDVRQAAKMRFLEEFLKISAKLKKKHSNIILCGDVNIAHTEIDIHDPKGNVKNSGFLPEERAWVTKFLSTGWVDSFRELYPNKQEYTWWTFRAGARGNNKGWRIDYFFVTPELKSKLKKLTVKKDPILSDHAAMILEVDLPKK; translated from the coding sequence ATGAAAGTTTTCTGTCTGAACTGCAATGGAATCCGGTCCGCCTGGGGCAAAGGCCTGGGGGACGTCATCTCTTCCGAAAAACCCGATTTTGTATGTTTCCAAGAAACCAAAGCACAGCCGGACCAACTCAGTTCGGAAATATGGGAAAAACTGGGCTACAAAGCATTCTTCCACTCTGCCGTTAAAAAAGGTTACTCTGGAGTTTCTATATGGAGCAAACAAGAACCTAAAAAAGTGACCTATGGATTGGGCTTAGATGAATTCGATAAAGAAGGAAGAAGTGTTTTAGCTGAATTCGATTCATATGCTATCTGGACAGTTTACTTTCCTTCCGGAACCACAGGTGATGTGAGACAAGCCGCAAAGATGAGATTCTTAGAAGAATTCCTAAAAATTTCCGCTAAGTTAAAAAAGAAACATTCCAATATCATTCTATGCGGAGATGTGAATATTGCTCATACTGAAATAGATATTCACGATCCAAAAGGAAATGTGAAAAATAGCGGTTTCCTTCCGGAAGAAAGAGCTTGGGTGACTAAATTTCTTTCCACAGGCTGGGTAGATAGTTTCAGGGAATTATATCCGAACAAACAAGAATATACTTGGTGGACCTTTAGAGCTGGAGCGAGAGGGAATAATAAGGGTTGGAGGATAGATTACTTCTTCGTGACTCCCGAGCTTAAATCCAAACTCAAAAAACTCACAGTCAAAAAAGATCCTATCTTGTCCGATCATGCAGCAATGATCTTAGAAGTAGATCTTCCTAAAAAGTAA
- the hisD gene encoding histidinol dehydrogenase — translation MSIRIREVGKDFSLEPILQRAKQDLNDTLALVRPILDRVREGGDKAVYEFTQKFDGLRPEKLVYPVSEWKGKADPELVAALEKAKENIEIFHKAQLPSDLDVKVSGNTLGIRYTPIESVTVYAPGGKALYPSTILMGVIPAKIAGVKHIQIVTPPQKDGIPDGLYAAAKIAGADAIVTVGGAQGIAAASYGTETIPRSEFVIGPGNKFVTAAKVLLSGQGVIGIDSPAGPSEVLVIADDSANPNWVAADLLSQAEHGEDSAAILCTDSMEFAKKVSAEIDKALKERPKRETIKRASIENESWILVFSNLEECVNFSNLYAPEHLEIQTANYHELFKKIKHAGSVFLGPYSPVAMGDYISGTNHILPTAGGSRIFSSLGVLTFLKRVTYQEVTRDSLEKLYPYVKVLSEFEGLDEEHGNSVKVRLSGNGNP, via the coding sequence ATGAGCATTCGTATCAGGGAAGTAGGCAAGGATTTTTCCTTAGAACCCATTCTCCAGAGAGCAAAGCAGGATCTAAACGATACTTTGGCCCTGGTACGTCCCATTTTGGACCGAGTGAGAGAAGGTGGGGACAAAGCTGTTTATGAATTCACTCAAAAATTCGACGGACTCAGACCTGAAAAATTGGTTTATCCAGTCTCAGAATGGAAAGGAAAGGCTGACCCTGAACTTGTTGCCGCATTGGAAAAGGCAAAAGAGAATATTGAAATATTCCATAAAGCCCAGTTACCTTCTGATCTTGATGTAAAAGTCTCCGGAAATACATTAGGAATTCGTTATACTCCAATAGAATCCGTCACCGTATATGCTCCAGGTGGAAAGGCATTATATCCTTCTACCATTTTGATGGGTGTGATCCCTGCAAAGATCGCAGGCGTAAAACATATTCAGATAGTAACTCCTCCTCAAAAAGATGGGATCCCTGACGGATTATATGCTGCTGCAAAAATTGCGGGTGCCGATGCGATCGTAACAGTGGGTGGTGCACAAGGTATTGCGGCAGCATCTTATGGAACGGAAACAATCCCTCGCTCCGAATTTGTGATCGGACCTGGGAACAAATTTGTGACTGCGGCAAAAGTTTTATTAAGCGGACAGGGAGTGATAGGAATAGACAGCCCCGCCGGTCCGAGTGAAGTTCTTGTGATCGCAGACGATTCCGCAAATCCAAACTGGGTAGCGGCAGATCTACTTTCCCAAGCAGAACATGGGGAAGATTCAGCTGCAATACTTTGTACCGATTCTATGGAATTTGCTAAAAAAGTTTCTGCGGAGATAGACAAGGCTTTGAAAGAAAGGCCTAAAAGAGAAACGATCAAAAGAGCCTCGATAGAAAATGAAAGTTGGATATTAGTTTTTTCGAATTTAGAAGAATGTGTAAACTTCTCTAACCTTTATGCTCCAGAACATTTGGAGATCCAAACTGCAAACTATCACGAATTATTTAAGAAGATCAAACATGCAGGTTCCGTATTTTTAGGACCTTATTCTCCTGTTGCTATGGGAGATTATATCAGCGGAACAAATCATATTCTTCCAACAGCGGGTGGAAGTAGGATCTTTTCTTCTTTAGGAGTCCTTACTTTCCTAAAAAGAGTAACCTACCAAGAAGTGACCAGGGACTCTTTAGAAAAATTGTATCCATATGTAAAAGTTCTTTCCGAATTTGAAGGTTTGGATGAGGAACATGGAAATTCTGTAAAAGTGCGTCTTTCTGGGAACGGCAATCCATGA
- the panC gene encoding pantoate--beta-alanine ligase gives MIVSKDPNEVRNQILSWKSEKLSVGFAPTMGFLHEGHSNLFIRSASENSKTVVSIFVNPAQFNDPEDYAKYPINTDGDLEICKSSKVDLVFLPDKDTMYPGGIPEVELRIPHLMKNLDASTRPGHFEGVLLVLSRLFHIIPADRSYFGKKDYQQYLVVKDFVKALGFPMEIIGVDTVRSREGLALSSRNARLTGPEKEEALLLIRALRLGETLIRQGEKDPAEVLTVMKDVLDSSSKIQTDYLEVLDANTLEELHIVKGEILLAVAAFLGQVRLIDNITVKVS, from the coding sequence ATGATCGTATCCAAGGATCCAAACGAAGTCAGAAACCAAATTCTTTCCTGGAAGTCCGAAAAACTTTCAGTGGGTTTTGCTCCTACCATGGGATTTCTGCATGAAGGACATTCGAATCTATTTATTAGATCTGCTTCCGAGAATTCTAAAACAGTAGTTTCTATTTTTGTAAATCCTGCGCAGTTCAACGATCCGGAAGATTACGCAAAATATCCGATCAATACGGATGGTGATTTAGAAATTTGTAAATCATCCAAGGTGGATCTGGTTTTTTTACCGGATAAAGATACAATGTATCCGGGTGGAATTCCTGAAGTAGAATTACGGATCCCACATTTGATGAAAAATCTGGACGCTAGTACTCGTCCTGGGCATTTTGAAGGTGTTCTTTTAGTTCTTTCTCGTTTATTCCATATAATCCCTGCAGATCGTTCATATTTTGGTAAGAAGGATTACCAACAATATCTGGTCGTAAAAGATTTTGTGAAAGCACTTGGTTTTCCAATGGAGATCATCGGAGTGGATACAGTTCGCTCGAGAGAAGGTTTGGCATTAAGTTCTAGAAACGCTCGTTTAACTGGACCAGAAAAAGAAGAAGCTCTATTATTAATCAGAGCATTACGTCTTGGGGAGACTTTGATCCGACAAGGAGAAAAAGATCCGGCAGAAGTTCTAACAGTAATGAAGGATGTTTTGGATTCTTCTTCCAAAATACAAACGGATTATCTGGAAGTTTTGGATGCGAACACATTAGAAGAACTTCATATTGTAAAAGGGGAAATTCTTCTCGCAGTGGCTGCCTTTTTAGGGCAGGTAAGATTGATCGATAATATAACCGTAAAGGTATCTTAA
- the mfd gene encoding transcription-repair coupling factor: protein MAKSVSTQSDWKKSLEDLFSSAKENSKISSVPNSVHSLLSSVIFQSQKNSKIVVSPTNTESEFLYRESLSYLEPDLVCYLPGQEVLPYEYMRYPQEMKRERIQALARILSGEKVLVFTSVSGFLKTLPEASALMERSLSVKLGQEIQPENLMRELVRLGYHRVDMCQAFGEFSLKGGILDVFSSFSADPIRIDFFGDEVESIRTFDPETQRSLENLEEAFLLPADEFILTDSQKEKYRNLITNADKSLHLPEIPDDAGGTYYEELIPMVRENKGILSFFKSKPGLVFPDPNGAKERYSHLLREYDALYEKRSKEILCAPPSFLLRDKEESEILENLNGIKFTQLPPSKEEDLVCPLHQAPSFKGKIREVREKLKELKTDGGWKIILTSSFEAQTQRLLGLFESEGIRLLNQDTSEPEPILLPNKSKEEVYLAVSEIRNGFLWEEEKLLFLSENDVFGREYKRKTRFKKQNSKAIQSFLDLKEGDFVVHVNHGVGKFLKIERVNAGGKERDFLKLEYYGGDTLFVPLDQISLVQRFVGGTERPRLDSLGKSTWKKTKDRVQKAVEGLAEDLVHMYSNRIKLQGYAFPPDTIYQEEFEAEFEYEETPDQIEAIEAVKKDLESIKPMDRLICGDVGYGKTEVAIRAAFKVAMAGKQILMLAPTTILALQHYNNMKKRFENYPITVELVSRLRTAAETRDVLKRFASGKVDMLIGTHAVLANSVQPKNLGLLIIDEEQRFGVNHKESIKKIKNLVDVLTLTATPIPRTLHMALTGIRELSIIATPPKNRQSVETYVIEEDEEVLRDAIRTELAREGQVFYLYNRVESIEQETKRLNEIVPEAAIGVLHGQMTEDEIEETLVDFYARKFDILVTTTIIESGIDIPNVNTLIVKRADLFGLSQLYQIRGRVGRSDRKAFAYLLLPKDRVVTEDAEKRLNTIYEYQELGSGFKVAMRDLEIRGAGNLLGKEQSGDIMEVGFDLYVQMLEEAIARIKGEEVKIEVRTAINLDSNFFIPESYIPDTRQKIEFYKRFEGARDLDEIEEVTQEMTDRFGEPPEEAKTFLMLEKIRTLASVLGFESVSELGEEIRLKLGTHFLGSYDKIVNLISARMGLTMNPREPNVLLYVPGKANQKDKLVKLVYFLTEMLPDKK, encoded by the coding sequence ATGGCTAAGTCTGTTTCCACTCAATCCGATTGGAAAAAATCTCTGGAAGATCTTTTCTCTTCCGCAAAAGAGAATTCTAAAATTTCCTCCGTTCCTAATTCAGTTCATTCTCTTTTATCTTCCGTTATATTTCAGTCCCAGAAAAATTCTAAAATTGTAGTCTCTCCTACAAATACCGAATCAGAGTTTTTATATAGAGAATCCTTAAGTTATTTAGAGCCGGATCTTGTTTGTTATCTTCCTGGGCAGGAAGTTTTGCCTTACGAGTATATGCGTTATCCTCAGGAAATGAAAAGAGAGAGGATACAGGCCCTCGCTCGTATATTGTCCGGAGAAAAAGTTTTAGTATTCACTTCTGTTTCCGGTTTTTTAAAAACCCTTCCGGAAGCTTCCGCTTTGATGGAAAGATCTTTGTCCGTAAAGTTAGGCCAAGAGATCCAGCCTGAAAATTTGATGAGAGAACTTGTCCGACTTGGCTATCATAGAGTGGATATGTGCCAGGCTTTCGGTGAGTTCAGTTTGAAAGGAGGGATCTTAGATGTGTTTTCCTCCTTCTCCGCTGATCCAATTCGGATCGATTTTTTCGGGGACGAGGTAGAATCCATACGAACATTCGATCCCGAAACCCAGAGATCTTTGGAAAATTTGGAAGAGGCGTTTTTACTTCCCGCAGATGAGTTTATTCTGACGGATTCTCAAAAAGAGAAGTATCGAAATCTGATCACAAACGCAGACAAATCTCTTCATTTGCCTGAAATTCCCGACGACGCAGGTGGAACTTATTACGAAGAATTGATCCCTATGGTTCGGGAAAATAAAGGAATATTATCTTTTTTTAAATCAAAACCGGGACTTGTTTTTCCGGACCCGAATGGGGCTAAAGAAAGGTATTCTCATCTTTTGAGAGAATATGATGCTCTTTATGAGAAAAGAAGTAAGGAGATCTTATGTGCTCCACCTTCTTTCCTTTTGAGAGATAAAGAAGAATCCGAAATTTTAGAAAATCTAAACGGTATTAAATTTACACAACTTCCCCCGAGCAAAGAAGAAGATCTGGTATGTCCATTACATCAAGCCCCATCCTTTAAGGGAAAGATCAGAGAAGTCCGTGAAAAACTGAAAGAATTGAAAACAGACGGGGGATGGAAGATCATTCTCACTTCTTCTTTTGAAGCCCAGACCCAAAGACTTTTAGGACTTTTTGAGTCGGAAGGAATTCGTTTATTAAACCAAGATACATCCGAACCTGAACCGATCCTTCTTCCTAATAAATCTAAGGAAGAAGTGTATTTAGCGGTTTCTGAAATAAGAAACGGTTTCTTATGGGAAGAAGAGAAACTTCTGTTCTTATCCGAGAACGATGTATTCGGAAGAGAATATAAACGTAAGACCAGATTTAAAAAACAAAATAGTAAGGCCATCCAAAGTTTCTTAGACCTGAAAGAAGGAGACTTTGTGGTTCACGTGAATCATGGAGTTGGGAAATTCCTTAAAATTGAAAGAGTAAACGCGGGCGGAAAAGAAAGAGACTTTCTAAAATTAGAATATTACGGCGGTGACACGTTATTTGTTCCTTTGGACCAAATTTCTCTAGTCCAAAGATTTGTAGGTGGGACAGAAAGACCGAGATTGGATAGTCTCGGTAAGAGTACTTGGAAAAAAACAAAGGATAGAGTCCAGAAAGCCGTCGAAGGTCTCGCAGAAGATTTGGTCCATATGTATTCCAACAGGATCAAATTACAAGGGTATGCTTTTCCTCCGGATACAATTTACCAAGAAGAGTTCGAAGCTGAATTCGAATACGAGGAAACTCCCGATCAGATTGAAGCGATAGAAGCCGTTAAAAAAGATCTAGAATCTATTAAACCAATGGATCGTTTGATCTGCGGGGACGTGGGCTACGGAAAAACGGAAGTAGCCATCCGCGCTGCATTCAAAGTGGCGATGGCCGGTAAACAGATTCTCATGCTTGCGCCTACAACAATCCTTGCCTTACAACATTATAATAATATGAAGAAGAGATTCGAGAACTATCCGATCACTGTGGAATTAGTTTCTCGTCTTAGGACTGCAGCGGAAACCAGGGACGTTCTAAAACGTTTTGCTTCCGGAAAGGTGGATATGCTCATCGGGACTCATGCAGTTTTAGCAAATTCCGTCCAACCTAAAAATCTAGGCCTACTCATAATAGACGAAGAGCAAAGGTTCGGAGTGAATCATAAGGAATCCATTAAGAAGATCAAAAACCTTGTGGATGTTCTGACATTGACTGCGACCCCGATACCTCGCACACTTCATATGGCTTTGACCGGGATCCGGGAGCTTTCTATCATCGCAACTCCTCCTAAGAATAGACAAAGTGTGGAAACATACGTGATCGAAGAGGATGAAGAGGTTCTAAGAGATGCGATCCGCACGGAACTTGCCAGAGAAGGACAAGTATTCTATCTTTATAATAGAGTTGAATCTATTGAACAAGAGACTAAAAGATTAAACGAGATCGTGCCTGAGGCCGCTATCGGAGTTCTTCATGGGCAGATGACAGAGGACGAGATCGAAGAAACTCTTGTAGATTTTTACGCACGTAAATTCGATATTCTTGTCACAACCACAATCATTGAATCCGGGATAGATATTCCGAATGTGAATACTCTTATCGTAAAAAGGGCCGATCTATTCGGACTTTCTCAGCTTTATCAAATCAGAGGTAGGGTGGGAAGAAGTGACAGAAAAGCATTTGCCTACCTTCTTCTTCCTAAGGACAGAGTTGTGACGGAAGATGCGGAAAAACGTCTGAATACGATTTATGAATACCAAGAACTCGGTTCCGGATTCAAGGTCGCGATGCGTGATTTAGAGATCCGAGGTGCGGGAAATCTTTTAGGAAAAGAACAATCCGGAGATATCATGGAAGTAGGCTTCGATCTGTATGTGCAGATGTTAGAAGAAGCGATCGCCAGGATCAAAGGAGAAGAAGTTAAGATCGAAGTGCGGACTGCTATCAATTTGGATTCTAACTTCTTCATTCCGGAATCGTACATACCGGACACAAGACAGAAGATAGAATTTTACAAACGATTTGAAGGTGCAAGAGACCTGGATGAAATAGAAGAAGTCACCCAAGAAATGACGGACCGTTTCGGCGAACCGCCTGAGGAAGCAAAAACTTTCTTAATGTTGGAAAAGATCAGAACCCTGGCTTCCGTTTTGGGATTCGAATCTGTATCCGAGTTGGGAGAGGAAATCCGCTTAAAATTAGGAACACATTTCTTAGGCAGTTATGACAAAATCGTAAACTTGATTTCTGCTCGGATGGGTCTTACCATGAATCCAAGAGAACCAAATGTTCTTTTATATGTTCCTGGGAAAGCCAACCAAAAAGACAAACTTGTGAAACTTGTGTACTTCTTAACGGAAATGTTACCCGACAAAAAGTAA
- a CDS encoding lipoprotein LipL31 gives MKRLYISLTLLLSFFSFAYCGDGTPVIESIDGNKLTTASFESAFDTALDTLSRTQNIEKKNVIKFLTEEESKVPQSFLQLRNEFRKRKFFDRYHEMMVVKAAADKSGFSKRSDIKEILKFQEMQLIYGMYIAEQIESRIKITEQELNQGCQELRTKYKQAESLTLEQCYDAARAQIKGRKSEEVYKSVLDRIKETVAIKHNDKFDLEKYLDKEFSFPELSKEEAPKVEETKAPEAITPTPAPEATK, from the coding sequence ATGAAACGGCTATATATTTCCCTCACTTTACTCTTATCTTTTTTCTCTTTCGCATATTGCGGAGATGGGACTCCGGTTATCGAGTCTATCGACGGTAATAAGTTGACTACTGCAAGTTTTGAAAGCGCTTTTGACACTGCTCTAGATACTTTAAGCCGTACTCAAAACATTGAAAAAAAGAACGTTATCAAATTTTTAACTGAGGAAGAAAGCAAAGTTCCTCAAAGTTTCTTACAACTTAGAAACGAATTTAGAAAAAGAAAGTTTTTCGATCGTTATCATGAGATGATGGTTGTTAAAGCAGCTGCTGATAAAAGTGGTTTCAGCAAAAGATCCGATATTAAAGAAATCTTAAAGTTCCAAGAGATGCAGTTGATCTACGGAATGTATATCGCTGAACAGATCGAGTCCAGAATTAAGATCACCGAGCAAGAGTTAAACCAAGGTTGCCAAGAGCTCCGCACTAAATACAAACAAGCAGAGTCCCTAACTTTGGAGCAGTGTTATGATGCTGCGAGAGCTCAGATCAAAGGAAGAAAATCAGAAGAAGTTTATAAATCCGTTCTAGATAGAATTAAAGAAACTGTCGCTATCAAACATAACGATAAGTTCGACCTTGAAAAATATCTAGATAAAGAATTCAGCTTCCCTGAATTGAGCAAGGAAGAGGCTCCTAAAGTCGAGGAAACCAAGGCACCGGAGGCTATTACTCCTACACCGGCGCCGGAAGCTACTAAGTAA
- a CDS encoding undecaprenyl-diphosphate phosphatase, producing the protein MNSYLNAIFRSVIEAITEFLPVSSTGHLFLFSSFYPFSEGADFDDLFDIFIQSGAILSVVVLYREKFLEQGRSAVRYLLRKEENKEGFLFLTRVTIGFLPIMGAGFLFRGFLDKIKAREDILAILGGAWLVGGILILASEFWFQKREKIKTSEPIGTKDAILIGIFQCLALIPGVSRSGATIVTARFLGKDTRSSAEFSFFVAVPVLFLAGAYKLFKHRAVLNWENLPILSLGFVLSFLLCFFVIKWFLKYLQTHSFTGFGWYRILLGISVLSLYKLVMQG; encoded by the coding sequence TTGAATTCATATCTAAACGCAATCTTCCGTAGCGTAATTGAAGCGATTACGGAATTCTTACCGGTGTCCTCCACAGGACACCTTTTCTTATTTTCCTCCTTCTATCCTTTTTCGGAGGGAGCGGATTTTGACGACTTATTCGATATATTCATCCAGAGTGGAGCGATCCTGTCTGTTGTTGTTCTATATCGTGAGAAGTTTCTAGAGCAGGGAAGATCTGCAGTACGTTACCTTCTCCGCAAAGAAGAAAACAAGGAAGGATTCCTTTTCTTAACCAGAGTTACCATTGGATTTTTGCCTATAATGGGTGCGGGATTCTTATTCAGAGGATTTTTAGATAAGATCAAAGCAAGAGAAGATATCTTAGCGATCTTGGGAGGGGCTTGGCTTGTTGGAGGGATTCTGATCTTAGCTTCAGAGTTCTGGTTCCAAAAAAGAGAGAAGATCAAAACAAGTGAACCTATCGGAACAAAGGATGCAATCCTGATCGGTATCTTCCAATGTTTGGCTTTGATTCCTGGAGTTTCCAGATCAGGAGCTACAATTGTGACTGCCAGATTTTTAGGAAAAGATACCAGAAGTTCCGCCGAGTTTTCCTTTTTCGTTGCGGTTCCTGTTCTGTTTCTGGCAGGGGCTTATAAATTATTCAAGCACAGAGCAGTATTAAATTGGGAGAATCTACCGATCTTAAGTTTAGGTTTTGTTCTTTCCTTCCTACTTTGTTTTTTCGTGATCAAATGGTTCCTAAAATACCTGCAAACCCATTCATTTACCGGGTTCGGTTGGTATCGGATACTTCTTGGGATCTCAGTGCTTTCCCTCTACAAATTAGTGATGCAGGGCTGA
- a CDS encoding LPS-assembly protein LptD, protein MRPWIRNCLFLLFLPTLLWGQPVDLGPRGSAGDTNSEDDTQRSVVKTRNRLLNKSIEILSEREVDEQLENLGLSREGSIYTRRKRLKAALGEKEDNKPDFAALAGTSKKDLPMVIENAAEGELMRVDQTKGGVLVLRGRVRIKLRSGSLEAETISVDSDRGEVYAEGGIKFEDGRAKITGDKFIYDYRLDKGVVYNTKGTVAPAYFFGEKVKKLDDKRYMLEMGYFTTCNAEKPHYSFKVDKVVLYQDRTVVGTNVRFQVGGTTVFWLPFFYNNNLGNGWTTQAGKNNTQGLFLQNSLQWSTIPTWSWTPMGYKARADFYEKTGQAFQLEMWRQSNNLNYLIDIGFANHKAYQITSGFEDRFANYGLGTSAVTNQVDKGNYWGTNIPNIGEDKDPWWKGRIFLNSKMNNTEKDVTRNLSVQYENFTNRLFEYEYGNRYQPSNSLQSLYTFRDVRYGYVRNNLEWKLDYTENRGDLSVNVNMKRNMLFYNLSPLTKSGYFPTVDVLPSVTIKNSTEIARLPHFETPVYWDVYLTNTLMRFYGVPTQEKLKIPTSDGSYDNPNGDYKENLLRTQNFLQGETGFRTSMNFGSYVSLAPSVYYGAKKQSAQLPAGSADTVNTNFTSLERSLARDSYQYFRTNTNLRIGAPILFFNTTYRKLEAEKPDLQDPILMKNRQHEMEFSLESYALENFEISLKTIRDLRTFSDEYQPQPTSQERWYYTVFRFAGHIDFLEGFSKRKRTLLERKRSFYTGLFFNNDFVYHTPLHRPLSNNFTLSYKMGGFRLPFLRYIRELEVGGTWYHIYYASMMDNYRIYAKASIDITREFGIEAEIDSRVTEPWRYTNQTDNYYYQRYILNTDPTSPFTSMNMNPTNLGQDILNGSGINGTQARQTTAMNVNRAMAVLKYNLHTMNFRLGLSSDLRSVPGGTTGTSQVTFYDQSIFFSISLTDFSLGQEDSSQLSRIRLFRFRKRPLRTGYTEGVESE, encoded by the coding sequence ATGCGCCCCTGGATCCGAAATTGTCTATTTTTACTTTTTTTGCCCACCTTGCTATGGGGGCAGCCGGTCGACCTAGGCCCTAGGGGTTCTGCGGGTGATACAAACTCGGAAGATGATACCCAAAGGTCAGTTGTTAAGACCAGAAACCGCCTTTTAAACAAATCTATCGAAATACTTAGCGAAAGAGAAGTAGATGAGCAGCTTGAAAATCTGGGTCTTTCCAGAGAAGGTTCTATCTACACTAGACGTAAAAGATTAAAAGCCGCTTTAGGGGAGAAGGAAGACAATAAGCCTGATTTCGCCGCGTTAGCCGGAACATCTAAAAAAGATTTACCAATGGTAATCGAGAATGCCGCGGAAGGTGAACTCATGAGAGTCGACCAAACCAAGGGTGGGGTTCTCGTTTTAAGAGGTAGAGTTCGTATTAAACTTAGATCGGGAAGCTTAGAAGCGGAAACTATTTCCGTGGATTCCGATCGTGGGGAAGTTTATGCGGAAGGCGGGATCAAATTTGAAGACGGTCGCGCTAAGATCACGGGAGATAAATTCATCTATGATTATAGATTGGATAAGGGTGTGGTCTATAATACAAAGGGCACTGTTGCTCCTGCTTACTTCTTCGGAGAGAAGGTCAAAAAATTAGATGATAAACGTTACATGTTGGAGATGGGATATTTCACAACATGTAATGCGGAGAAGCCTCATTATTCTTTTAAAGTAGATAAGGTGGTTTTATACCAAGATAGAACCGTTGTCGGAACTAATGTTAGATTCCAGGTTGGAGGTACAACAGTATTCTGGCTTCCATTCTTCTATAATAATAACTTGGGGAACGGTTGGACCACACAAGCCGGTAAGAACAATACTCAAGGTCTATTCCTTCAGAACTCTTTACAATGGTCTACGATCCCTACTTGGTCTTGGACCCCAATGGGTTATAAGGCTCGCGCTGACTTCTATGAAAAAACGGGACAAGCCTTCCAGTTAGAAATGTGGAGGCAAAGTAATAATCTAAACTATTTGATAGATATAGGTTTTGCAAATCATAAGGCCTATCAGATCACTTCCGGTTTTGAGGATAGATTTGCAAATTACGGCCTCGGTACAAGTGCAGTCACTAACCAGGTGGATAAGGGAAATTATTGGGGAACCAATATCCCAAATATCGGAGAAGATAAGGATCCTTGGTGGAAAGGTAGAATATTCCTAAATTCTAAAATGAATAACACGGAAAAAGACGTTACCCGAAATCTTTCCGTTCAATATGAGAATTTTACAAACCGCCTATTCGAATATGAATACGGGAATAGGTACCAGCCAAGCAATAGTTTGCAGTCATTATATACATTCAGAGATGTTCGTTACGGTTACGTTCGTAATAACTTAGAATGGAAATTGGATTATACGGAAAATAGGGGAGATCTTTCGGTAAACGTTAATATGAAGAGAAATATGCTCTTCTATAACCTTTCTCCTCTTACTAAATCAGGTTATTTTCCTACGGTGGATGTTCTTCCATCCGTTACGATCAAGAATAGCACTGAGATAGCAAGGCTTCCTCATTTTGAAACTCCAGTATATTGGGATGTGTATTTAACAAATACATTGATGAGATTCTACGGAGTACCTACCCAGGAAAAATTGAAAATTCCTACCTCAGACGGAAGTTATGATAATCCGAATGGAGATTATAAAGAAAATCTTTTAAGGACCCAGAACTTCTTACAGGGTGAGACCGGATTCAGGACTTCTATGAATTTTGGAAGTTATGTGTCCTTAGCTCCGAGTGTTTATTACGGAGCTAAAAAACAATCCGCTCAATTGCCTGCAGGAAGTGCTGATACTGTTAATACAAACTTTACTTCCTTGGAAAGAAGTTTGGCCAGGGACAGTTATCAATATTTCAGAACAAATACCAATTTGAGAATTGGTGCTCCGATCTTATTCTTTAATACTACTTATCGTAAGTTAGAAGCAGAGAAGCCTGATTTACAAGATCCTATTCTCATGAAAAACAGACAACATGAGATGGAATTTTCTTTGGAAAGTTATGCTCTTGAGAATTTTGAAATTTCTTTAAAAACCATCCGAGATCTTAGGACCTTTTCGGATGAATACCAACCGCAACCTACAAGCCAGGAAAGATGGTATTATACGGTATTCCGTTTTGCGGGTCATATAGATTTCTTGGAAGGATTCAGCAAAAGAAAAAGGACCCTTCTGGAAAGAAAAAGAAGTTTTTATACTGGGCTATTCTTCAATAACGATTTTGTGTATCATACACCTCTCCATCGTCCTTTGTCCAATAACTTCACTCTTTCGTATAAGATGGGAGGATTCAGGCTTCCTTTCTTAAGATATATACGTGAGTTGGAAGTCGGCGGTACATGGTATCATATCTATTATGCTTCTATGATGGATAATTATAGGATCTATGCTAAAGCAAGTATTGATATCACAAGGGAATTCGGAATTGAAGCAGAGATAGATTCTAGGGTAACCGAACCTTGGAGATATACAAACCAAACGGATAATTATTATTACCAAAGATATATCCTGAATACCGACCCAACTTCTCCGTTCACTTCTATGAATATGAATCCTACAAATTTAGGCCAGGATATTCTCAATGGTTCCGGGATCAATGGGACCCAAGCAAGGCAGACCACTGCTATGAACGTCAATCGTGCAATGGCAGTCTTAAAATATAATTTACATACTATGAATTTCAGATTAGGTCTAAGTAGCGATCTTAGATCTGTACCTGGGGGAACGACCGGAACGAGTCAGGTGACTTTTTACGACCAGTCGATATTCTTCTCCATATCTTTAACGGATTTCAGCCTGGGTCAGGAAGATTCTTCTCAGCTTTCCAGGATCCGCCTATTCAGATTTAGAAAACGTCCGCTTCGGACAGGTTATACGGAAGGAGTCGAGTCGGAATAA